A window of Chryseobacterium aquaeductus genomic DNA:
ACTTAGCTGATGCCAATTGTTATCAACAGAAGCCAATATTTTTCTTGCCAGTTCTACAGCCGTTTCGTCTCTGCTACCGCTTCCCATGATGATTGCGAGAAGATCAGAATCTGAGAGTGAATTTTTACCTTTTAGTAAGAACTTTTCTCTGGGTCTGTCGTCTTCGGCTAGAAATTTTATAGACATGATTTAGGATGCAAATATTGGAGGTTAGTTTTTAGGTTTAATAAAAAGCATATAAAATAATTTGCTTTTTAGACTGGTCAATGTATTTTGCCGTTTGATCAAAAGCAATTTTTGAAAGCATAGGACAACCCAAACTTAAACAAGCTTTTTGATCCGATTCCTGATTGGGAATACAGTCATAAGAATGAAGCACAATGGCGCGCTGCATTGCATTGTTGTTGGTAGAATCCAAACCTTGTAATCTGTACGATTTTCCAAATTTGTCAGTATAGCTTTCCCTAATTTCGTATTTTCCTAAAGAAGATTGATAAGAACCTTCTACATTAGAAAATTTCAGTTGGTCTGATTGTGAGATTACAGAGCCGGAACCATGTGAAACCATTGCTCTTTGCAAAATTTTATCATTTTTCAGGTCGTAAACGAAATATCGGTATTTCCCTGAATGGGTTTTAAAATTGATAAAAATTGCAATCTCTTTGTTGTAATTTTTGTCGCTTACAAAATTTTTTATTTCTAAAACCCTTGCAGCTGATAATTGATTTTGCTGAGATTGGGTTTTGGAACAGGAAAAAATAAAAAGAAACAGAAAAATAAATTGTTTCATCATCAAAATTTGTGTGTTTTATTCTATAATCATTCCGTCTTTCATGACGAGTTTTCGGTCTGTAATTTCGGCTAAATTAGGATTGTGAGTTACGATAACGAAGGTTTGGTTGTATTTATCTCTCAAATCAAAAAATAATCTGTGAAGATCGTCCGCATTTTTTGAGTCTAAATTTCCTGTTGGTTCATCTGCATAGATGATTTTTGGTGAGTTAATCAAGGCTCTTGCTACTGCTACTCTTTGTGCTTCACCACCCGATAACTGATTGGGTTTGTGGTTTAATCTATGGGCAATCTTCAAATCTTCAAACAGATCGTAAGCTTTTTCTGTAGCTTCTTTTTCGTTTGCTCCTGCAATTTTTGTGGGTATCAACACGTTTTCTAACGCCGTAAATTCCGGCAACAATTGATGAAACTGAAAAACAAAACCGATATTCTGATTTCTGAATTTAGATATTTGCTTATCATTCATATTGATAAATGATTGACCGTTTAATTCAATTTCTGTATGATATTTTGAAGTATTTGAAGGTGTATCCAATGTTCCTAAAATCTGTAAAAGTGTAGATTTTCCGGCCCCGGACTCCCCGACGATAGAAACAACTTCACCTGTTTTGATATGTAAATCGACCCCTTTTAAAACTTCCAGATTTCCATAAGATTTATGGATATTACTTGCTTTAATCATTCTTCAAAAATAGTTATTTTTTTTCGTTTTAGACTTTTTACGGTAAGCTTTTAGCTTGAGGGATTAATGTACTGATTATCCCTTTTTTATAATTATTCTGAAAGTTGTTCCTTTTCCCACTTCAGTCTGAGAGATTTTTATATCCCCGTTGTGATACTCCTGCACCACTCTTTTTGCTAAAGACAACCCCAGACCCCAGCCTCGTTTTTTTGTAGAATATCCCGGCTTAAAAGCGTTTTGAGCCTGATACTTCGTCATTCCGCTACCGTTGTCTTTCACTTCAACCAAAATATTTTTGTTACGTTCAAAAACAGACATTTGTAAAGTTCCCTGTCCTTTCATAGCATCAACAGCATTTTTTACTAAATTTTCTATAACCCAACTCATCAGAATTTTGTTGTGAGGAACTAAGATATTGTAAGAAGAAAGCAAAAGTGTAAAATCTACCTTTTTAGAAATTCTTGTTTTCAAATAATCATAATTCTCCTGAATTGTCTGATTAAAATTCATATCATTCAGTTCCGGAACAGAACCAATTTTAGAAAATCTTTCAGAAATCGTTCTCAGTCTCTCGATGTCTTTTTCTATTTCATGTACACCATCAGAATCTGGGTTTTCAAGTTTCATAATCTCCATCCATCCCATCATTGATGACAATGGTGTCCCGATCTGGTGCGCCGTTTCTTTCGCCAAACCAGCCCAAAGATAGCCTTCGTCAGTCTTTTTAATAGTGCGTAAAAACCAGAAAGAAAATAAGAAATAGCACAACACAAAAAATCCCAGTAAAAATGGAGAGTATTGTAAATTATTTAGAATTTTGGAGTTATCGTAATATAAAAATTGATTGTTCCCATCCGGTACTTTTATTTCGATTGCGGGATATTTTTTCCCCATTCTTTTTGCTAGAGCAATTATATCGCTTGAATTGGCACCAACATCTTTTGATAAGTTTTTATATTCGATAACCTGATCTTTTTTATCTAAAATAATAACAGGAATCGTCGTATTCGAGCTGTAAATGGTAAGAAGTAGCTCTTGAACTTCCAAACTAGGAACGACATCTTGCTGAAACATAATGGCATTTACCAAAATATCAACTCTTTTTATTTCTTCCTTTTTTAAATAATTAATCACCAAAGTTGAAGCAATTACAATTGCTACAACGACTAACGTCATCAGAGAAAAGATAAACCAGTTGTTGAATCTGGAAAAAATAGACCTTTTTTTCAATTGATTTTTACTTTAAAATATTTAAAATCTTCTGCAATTCTGTACTTCCGCTTCCCTGATAATTGTTGATAATAATTGCAAATATATATTTTTTACCATCTTTTGACGTATGAAAACCTGCATAAGATTTAGTGTCTCTCATCGTTCCGCTTTTCATTTTCATGCCGTTATCCTGAGTTGGAAATCCTTCGTAATAACTCTCAAACCAAGTTTGCTTTTTTGCGTAGATCAGTGCTTGCACTTCGGCTTTTGCAGAAACATAATTCTGAGGTGACAACCCGCTTCCATCAGCGAAGTTAATCATATTAGGATTAATTCCTTTTGATTTCCAAAATTCTTTAAGATAGGAAATTCCGCTTTTGAAACTGGGGTTTCCTTTTTTTTCCTTACCTAAAGTTTTAATTAAATTTTCACCATACAAATTCACAGATTTTCTAAGAAACCAATACACGATTTTTTCTAAAGTTGGTGATTCGTACGTCATGATTATATTTTTTTTTGGAAATTCCGATACAGATTTTCCTTCCAATTCAAGTTGAGAACTGGTCATCACTTTTCCTGAAAATTCAATTCCTGAATCGCTCAGCCATTTTTGAACTTCCGTGCCTAATTGTAATGGCGGGTTTGGAACAGAACCTGAAACTGTAGTGATTTTTCCTGCAGGCAGACTTCCGTTGATCAAAGCAACATCAGAATGCGGAGCGGTAAAAATCAAGCTTTGATCTGAACTTCCAGATGCTTTCAAATCATTCAGCCATTTTACGTTAACCAAAGGATATGAGAAACTTTTAAAATCGGTTCCGTTGATGTTGATATCAAATTGGTTTTCGCGCCAATTGACACCCCAAACTCCTGCTCCGTAATAATTTCCCAGATCATCCCAAGGCCAACCTCCGGGAATCGTCTGATGGTCAAAATAAGAATCATCAATAATCAAATCACCGGTAATTTTTGTAATACCTGATTTTTTGATGGCATCTAAAAGTTTTTGTTTAAAGTTTTCAGGTTTGTAGCCATCATATCGCCAGCTTCCCAAAGTAGGATCACCGTTGGAAGTAATGAAAATATTTCCGCTTAAATTTCCATTAGAAATGGTTCCTGAGTATGCCGAAGTAGTTGTATAAGTGTAATTTTTGCCCAAAGTTTCCAAGGCCGCCGCTGCTGTGAAAATTTTCTGCGTTGATGCGGTCGAAAGTCCTTTATTTCCTTGATAATCGTAAACTAAACTTCCACTTTCATCCGAAACATAAAATGAAAGGTTGGAGGAAATAGCTGTGGAAGAATTCATCAGATTTTTTGTTGCTTCATCCAGTTTTTGACTGATGTTTTGGGCGAAAATTAGTTGAGTCGAGAATATAAATACAGAAAGCGATTTTTTCATTAGAAATGTTTATTCAAATATAAAATTAGAAACTATAAATTATAGCTGACTTCCAGATTCAATCTCATAAGGTTCTTTTCCTTGCCCAAAAATCCTTGTCAATTCGCTACCTTCAACAGTAATTTTTTCATTAATTCTTCTGATCCAGTTACCTTCACGAAGCCCTACAACTTTGATGTCATTCTGCGTTAAAAATTCTTTGATTCGAGTTTCACGAGTTTCTCCATTATGCTTCAATTCAGGATTTGGATCAAGATAATGCGGATTTATATTGAATGGAACCAAGCCCATACAATCAAAACTTGGTGGATAAACAATCGGCATATCATTGGTGGTTTTCATGTTTTGTCCACCAATATTACTTCCCGCACTGCATCCTAAATAAGGTTTTCCGTTTTCAACATTTTGTTTTAAAACAGACATCAGATTTTCTTCGTGCAGTGTTTTTACCAGTAAAAAAGTGTTCCCACCTCCTGTAAAGTAACCTTTGGAATTATTTAAAGCTTCAATTTTATCATTAAATTCATGCAACCCTTTCACTTTAATATTGATGGTTTCAAAAAAAGAACCAACTTTTTTAGTGTAATCATCATGAGAAATTCCGCTTGGTCTTGCAAAAGGAATAAAAATAATTTCATCAACTCCTTGGTAAAGATCTATTAATTCTTCCTTTAAATAAGCAAGATATTCGCCACCAAAAAGTGTAGAAGTTGAAGCTAGTAAAATATTCATAGAAAATATTATTTTGTGTATTTCAAAAAGAATTTGTCAGACAAAGATAAACTCAAACAATCGATGAATCAAAAATTAAGCTAAAAAAATCAATAAGCCGTTAATATTTTCTAAGAAAACCTAAGAACTCTAAAATTCTGCTTTTTATGGAATTATTATTGAATTTTAATTTTAATAATTTTAAAATGAAGAATATGAAAACGATTAAAATTAATACAAAGCAGTTACTTTTAGCTTTAGTACTTACAGGAGGTGCAGGTTTTATCAACGCTCAAACTACTGTCACGGACAGTGTAAAAGCTCCGCTTTCCAATAATCAGGTGAAGACCAATCCGATGATTGAAGGATTAAAAAAACAGATTGAAGCAAATCCTAAGGATACAGAATCTTTGGCAAAACTTGCGACTGCTTATCAAGATGTTTCAGATTGGAATAATGCTGTTGATACCTGGAAGAAAATTTCAGTTCTGTTACCAGATTGGTCACCATCATATTACAGTCAGGCATACGCATATCAAGCTGCAAAGGACGATGCTAACGCAAAAATTGCTTATGAAAAATATGTTTCTACGGTAAAACCCGAAGAAGTGGAAGCAAGCAAGAAAAATTTAGCTTACGCTTATTTATATATCGCTTTTGCTGAACAAAAAACAAATCCTGATAAAGCAAAAGAGTACATCACGAAGTCATTACAGTATGATCCTACCAATCAGGATGCTAAAAAACTTAGCGAAGCTTTAAATTCTTAAGGATCAATCCCTAGATTTTATTTTAAGGTTTTATAGAAATTAAGTTCTGTACTCACTTAGTATTTGTTTAACTTTGCAAAAATCTATAAAACCTTAAAGAAAAAATGAAATTTTTTATTGACACTGCTAACTTAGAGCAAATTAAAGAAGCAAAAGATCTTGGAATTTTGGATGGTGTTACTACCAATCCATCTCTGATGGCGAAGGAAGGAATTCAGGGTAAGGAAGCTATCATGAATCATTACAAAGCGATTTGTGAAATCGTAGATGGTGATATTTCTGCGGAAGTACTTTCCACGACTTATGAAGAAATGATCAAAGAAGGTGATGAATTGGCAGCTATACATCCAAATATTGTTGTGAAAATTCCAATGATCAAAGACGGAATCAAAGCTTTAAAATATTTTTCAGATAAAGGAATCAAAACCAATTGTACGTTAATTTTCTCTGTCGGACAGGCTCTTTTAGCTGCCAAAGCAGGTGCTAGTTATGTTTCTCCATTCTTAGGAAGATTGGATGACATTTCTACAGACGGACTAAATTTAATTCAGGAAATTCGTTTGGTATTTGATAACTATATGTACGAAACTGAAATTTTGGCAGCTTCTATACGTCATTCGATGCACATCATTGACTGTGCGAAGATTGGTGCAGATG
This region includes:
- a CDS encoding murein L,D-transpeptidase catalytic domain-containing protein, with translation MKQFIFLFLFIFSCSKTQSQQNQLSAARVLEIKNFVSDKNYNKEIAIFINFKTHSGKYRYFVYDLKNDKILQRAMVSHGSGSVISQSDQLKFSNVEGSYQSSLGKYEIRESYTDKFGKSYRLQGLDSTNNNAMQRAIVLHSYDCIPNQESDQKACLSLGCPMLSKIAFDQTAKYIDQSKKQIILYAFY
- a CDS encoding ABC transporter ATP-binding protein, with protein sequence MIKASNIHKSYGNLEVLKGVDLHIKTGEVVSIVGESGAGKSTLLQILGTLDTPSNTSKYHTEIELNGQSFINMNDKQISKFRNQNIGFVFQFHQLLPEFTALENVLIPTKIAGANEKEATEKAYDLFEDLKIAHRLNHKPNQLSGGEAQRVAVARALINSPKIIYADEPTGNLDSKNADDLHRLFFDLRDKYNQTFVIVTHNPNLAEITDRKLVMKDGMIIE
- a CDS encoding sensor histidine kinase; translation: MKKRSIFSRFNNWFIFSLMTLVVVAIVIASTLVINYLKKEEIKRVDILVNAIMFQQDVVPSLEVQELLLTIYSSNTTIPVIILDKKDQVIEYKNLSKDVGANSSDIIALAKRMGKKYPAIEIKVPDGNNQFLYYDNSKILNNLQYSPFLLGFFVLCYFLFSFWFLRTIKKTDEGYLWAGLAKETAHQIGTPLSSMMGWMEIMKLENPDSDGVHEIEKDIERLRTISERFSKIGSVPELNDMNFNQTIQENYDYLKTRISKKVDFTLLLSSYNILVPHNKILMSWVIENLVKNAVDAMKGQGTLQMSVFERNKNILVEVKDNGSGMTKYQAQNAFKPGYSTKKRGWGLGLSLAKRVVQEYHNGDIKISQTEVGKGTTFRIIIKKG
- the dacB gene encoding D-alanyl-D-alanine carboxypeptidase/D-alanyl-D-alanine endopeptidase, which encodes MKKSLSVFIFSTQLIFAQNISQKLDEATKNLMNSSTAISSNLSFYVSDESGSLVYDYQGNKGLSTASTQKIFTAAAALETLGKNYTYTTTSAYSGTISNGNLSGNIFITSNGDPTLGSWRYDGYKPENFKQKLLDAIKKSGITKITGDLIIDDSYFDHQTIPGGWPWDDLGNYYGAGVWGVNWRENQFDININGTDFKSFSYPLVNVKWLNDLKASGSSDQSLIFTAPHSDVALINGSLPAGKITTVSGSVPNPPLQLGTEVQKWLSDSGIEFSGKVMTSSQLELEGKSVSEFPKKNIIMTYESPTLEKIVYWFLRKSVNLYGENLIKTLGKEKKGNPSFKSGISYLKEFWKSKGINPNMINFADGSGLSPQNYVSAKAEVQALIYAKKQTWFESYYEGFPTQDNGMKMKSGTMRDTKSYAGFHTSKDGKKYIFAIIINNYQGSGSTELQKILNILK
- the pepE gene encoding dipeptidase PepE; translated protein: MNILLASTSTLFGGEYLAYLKEELIDLYQGVDEIIFIPFARPSGISHDDYTKKVGSFFETINIKVKGLHEFNDKIEALNNSKGYFTGGGNTFLLVKTLHEENLMSVLKQNVENGKPYLGCSAGSNIGGQNMKTTNDMPIVYPPSFDCMGLVPFNINPHYLDPNPELKHNGETRETRIKEFLTQNDIKVVGLREGNWIRRINEKITVEGSELTRIFGQGKEPYEIESGSQL
- a CDS encoding tetratricopeptide repeat protein, yielding MKTIKINTKQLLLALVLTGGAGFINAQTTVTDSVKAPLSNNQVKTNPMIEGLKKQIEANPKDTESLAKLATAYQDVSDWNNAVDTWKKISVLLPDWSPSYYSQAYAYQAAKDDANAKIAYEKYVSTVKPEEVEASKKNLAYAYLYIAFAEQKTNPDKAKEYITKSLQYDPTNQDAKKLSEALNS
- the fsa gene encoding fructose-6-phosphate aldolase; this translates as MKFFIDTANLEQIKEAKDLGILDGVTTNPSLMAKEGIQGKEAIMNHYKAICEIVDGDISAEVLSTTYEEMIKEGDELAAIHPNIVVKIPMIKDGIKALKYFSDKGIKTNCTLIFSVGQALLAAKAGASYVSPFLGRLDDISTDGLNLIQEIRLVFDNYMYETEILAASIRHSMHIIDCAKIGADVITSPLPPILSLLKHPLTDSGLAQFIADSQKLA